The following are encoded together in the Uranotaenia lowii strain MFRU-FL unplaced genomic scaffold, ASM2978415v1 HiC_scaffold_534, whole genome shotgun sequence genome:
- the LOC129760259 gene encoding trypsin-1-like — MKVLGLLLCVVAAASAAPSPSYIELARGGRVVGGVDALPHEFPSIVSIHRLLLTIRSHICGGSIVNSHTILTAAHCITESGNNPRFEVVAGAHNILQNEASQQRRDVARWVVHPDYIGGVAQTDIAVMILASPVNFIPGVVAIAHLPGQNCHHPAEQPATLAGWGSTSGTQVPSMPAILQKVTKPIITWAECERANGGPGMSPLGETNVCTGPLTGGVSACSGDSGGPLYLSDNQRTQIGIVSWGWVPCGSFDRPSVYVNTACYRNWIDQHAHN; from the exons ATGAAGGTACTCGGACTATTATTGTGCGTCGTTGCTGCTGCTTCGGCTGCCCCCA GCCCATCTTACATTGAGCTGGCCCGTGGCGGTCGTGTTGTTGGAGGAGTTGATGCCCTCCCTCACGAGTTCCCGAGCATCGTCTCCATCCATCGCTTGCTGCTGACTATCAGAAGCCATATCTGCGGAGGTTCCATCGTCAACAGTCACACGATTCTGACCGCAGCTCACTGCATTACCGAGTCTGGAAACAATCCCCGATTCGAAGTTGTTGCTGGAGCCCACAACATCCTTCAGAATGAGGCCTCTCAGCAAAGACGGGATGTCGCCAGATGGGTTGTACACCCGGATTACATTGGAGGAGTTGCTCAGACTGACATCGCAGTTATGATTTTGGCATCGCCCGTCAACTTCATCCCTGGTGTTGTTGCGATTGCTCACCTCCCTGGACAAAACTGCCACCACCCGGCTGAACAGCCAGCTACTTTGGCTGGCTGGGGAAGCACTTCCGGTACCCAAGTCCCATCCATGCCGGCAATCCTCCAGAAGGTGACCAAACCAATCATCACCTGGGCCGAATGCGAACGTGCTAACGGCGGACCCGGTATGTCTCCTCTGGGTGAGACCAACGTTTGCACTGGACCACTGACCGGAGGAGTGTCTGCCTGTTCCGGAGATTCCGGCGGCCCACTCTATTTGAGCGATAACCAGCGCACCCAGATCGGTATCGTCTCCTGGGGATGGGTTCCTTGTGGATCATTCGATCGGCCCTCGGTCTATGTCAACACTGCCTGCTACCGCAACTGGATCGATCAGCATGCTCATAACTAA
- the LOC129760258 gene encoding transmembrane protease serine 9-like, giving the protein MLSSWLTSTSVAFTIAIAALGKDVPPIEEAMSDSSSEARIKGGFRTTPGAIPFVCSIQQRIPAGAWSWTRTHLCGSTIVNENWLLTSAHCVHQKHLGTLLVVCGLRQVRSLGQITVNPDYVGGQRGNDIALILLRKSLVFTENVQAIPIFDQSVLPSNKALIVGYGASSSNDAPGPRNGLQAAVVPIIAYQECVQRLGTLAAYLTPDVICTDNGQEAAGTCIGDSGGPVIIATDLYPFNVLAIPTWTVDPCGSGPSVHTLIAAHLDWILSIIVPILSFEGFSTVQPETSYGIHTRKMLKTAIICMCLAALFSSALAQKESRIVGGVDALPGEFPYLVSVARRNLLLFRHVCGGTILNSFHILTAGHCFINNPRDRYTATAGSLLMNDFELTEQTVNVMFFTIHPEYQGGVSPYDIAVARMQSPFGFTPSIQPVNLPAQNAIPAGVVRVAGWGSTSSGILPSNPNHLQTARVAVFDNAQCQLLMTSPAVGIPITSANVCIGPLTGGMGLCAGDLGGPIVQVTAGQHVLVGVQTWHATPCGVPNLPSMGTRVSAYVDWINQNSQVV; this is encoded by the exons ATGCTATCCAGTTGGCTTACTTCTACATCCGTTGCTTTCACGATAGCTATCGCAGCACTCGGAAAGGATGTTCCTCCAATCGAAG AAGCAATGAGCGATTCGTCCTCCGAGGCACGGATTAAGGGTGGCTTCAGGACCACCCCGGGCGCGATACCTTTTGTTTGCTCCATTCAACAACGGATTCCGGCCGGAGCCTGGAGCTGGACCCGGACCCATCTCTGCGGCAGCACGATTGTGAACGAAAATTGGTTACTTACATCGGCCCATTGCGTGCACCAGAAACACCTCGGCACATTGCTCGTCGTCTGCGGGCTGCGTCAAGTGAGATCCCTAGGCCAAATTACGGTAAATCCGGATTACGTCGGTGGCCAGAGGGGCAACGATATTGCGCTG attttgctCCGTAAATCACTTGTGTTTACGGAAAACGTACAAGCGATTCCGATTTTCGATCAGTCCGTGCTTCCAAGCAATAAGGCACTGATTGTTGGCTACGGAGCTTCCTCTTCGAATGATGCACCTGGACCTAGGAATGGATTACAG GCCGCCGTTGTACCGATAATTGCCTATCAGGAGTGCGTTCAGCGATTAGGAACACTGGCAGCTTATCTAACACCCGATGTCATATGTACCGATAATGGTCAAGAGGCGGCAGGAACTTGCATCGGTGATTCAGGAGGTCCCGTTATAATCGCTACGGACCTATATCCATTCAATGTGCTCGCAATCCCCACGTGGACGGTGGATCCCTGTGGAAGTGGTCCTTCCGTCCATACGCTGATAGCGGCTCACCTGGATTGGATTCTGTCTATTATCGTTCCAATT TTaagttttgaaggtttttcGACAGTTCAGCCTGAAACCTCCTACGGAATACACACAAGAAAAATGCTCAAGACCGCGATTATTTGTATGTGCCTGGCGGCACTTTTCTCAAGCGCCTtag CCCAAAAAGAGTCCCGCATCGTAGGTGGAGTTGATGCACTTCCAGGCGAATTCCCATACCTTGTGTCGGTCGCGCGGAGGAATTTGTTGCTGTTCCGACATGTTTGTGGTGGTACCATTCTGAACAGCTTCCACATCCTGACGGCAGGCCACTGCTTCATCAACAACCCTCGGGACAGATACACTGCCACGGCCGGATCGCTCCTGATGAATGACTTCGAACTTACCGAGCAAACGGTAAACGTGATGTTCTTCACCATACATCCGGAGTATCAAGGAGGTGTCAGCCCGTATGATATTGCAGTG GCCCGCATGCAATCTCCTTTTGGATTCACACCCAGCATTCAACCTGTCAACCTTCCAGCTCAAAACGCAATTCCCGCAGGAGTAGTTCGTGTAGCAGGTTGGGGATCCACGTCCAGTGGTATCTTGCCGAGTAACCCGAACCATCTTCAGACGGCTCGTGTTGCAGTATTCGACAATGCTCAGTGTCAACTGTTGATGACTTCGCCGGCTGTGGGTATTCCTATAACGTCCGCCAACGTTTGCATTGGACCGCTTACCGGAGGAATGGGTCTTTGCGCGGGAGACCTCGGAGGTCCCATCGTTCAGGTCACTGCCGGACAACACGTTCTCGTTGGTGTACAAACTTGGCATGCAACTCCGTGCGGTGTGCCCAATCTGCCTTCGATGGGAACCAGGGTATCAGCTTATGTTGATTGGATCAATCAAAATTCGCAGGTTGTATAA